The proteins below are encoded in one region of Mangifera indica cultivar Alphonso chromosome 7, CATAS_Mindica_2.1, whole genome shotgun sequence:
- the LOC123220219 gene encoding CMP-sialic acid transporter 2-like → MIECSVCHSKLELNTEGTPKAYVKRRTERSSKTRFLHVLLVVGDCVLVGLQPVLVYMSKVDGGFRFSPISVNFFTEIAKVLFAVVMLFFQARHKKVGEKSLLSFSTLVQAAHDNVLLAVPAFLYAINNYLKFIMQLYFTPATVKMLSNLKVFVIALLLKIIMKRRFSIIQWEALALLLIGISVNQLRSLPEGTTVMGIPLATGAYLCTLVFVTVPSLGSVYNEYALKSQFETSIYLQNLFLYGYGAVFNFIGFVVTVIYEGTSGLDILHGYSKATMLLICNNAAQGILSAFFFKYADTILKKYSSTVATIFTGLASAALFGHSLTINFVLGISIVFISMHQFFSPLSKVKDEPQSGSLEMIESWKNQRSKDMSFINMAAVANEATHGVGNEETAALLPI, encoded by the exons ATGATCGAATGCAGTGTTTGTCACTCAAAGCTCGAACTAAACACTGAAGGAACGCCCAAAGCCTACGTTAAACGCCGAACCGAACGCTCCTCCAAAACGCGCTTCCTCCACGTCCTTTTGGTCGTCGGCGACTGCGTTTTGGTCGGTTTGCAG CCTGTTCTGGTTTATATGAGTAAAGTTGATGGAGGCTTCAGATTCAGTCCAATCAGTGTCAATTTTTTTACTGAAATAGCGAAGGTTCTCTTCGCTGTTGTTATGCTCTTTTTTCAg GCTCGACATAAGAAAGTTGGAGAGAAATCTCTTCTCTCATTTTCAACCCTTGTACAG GCGGCTCATGATAATGTGCTTCTTGCTGTTCCTGCTTTCCTTTATGctatcaataattatttaaagttCATTATGCAG CTTTATTTCACTCCTGCGACTGTGAAGATGCTGAGCAACCTGAAG GTTTTTGTGATTGCTCTCCTGTTAAAGATAATAATGAAACGTCGGTTTTCCATCATTCAG TGGGAGGCTCTTGCTCTTTTGCTTATTGGAATCAGTGTGAATCAGTTGCGGTCCTTACCAGAGGGCACCACTGTTATGGGTATTCCACTTGCAACAGGGGCATACTTATGTACTCTAGTATTT GTCACAGTTCCTTCTCTTGGATCAGTTTATAATGAGTATGCTTTGAAGAGTCAATTTGAGACAAGCATTTACCTTCAG AACTTGTTTCTGTATGGATATGGTGCCGTATTCAACTTCATAGGATTTGTTGTAACTGTCATTTATGAAG GTACCAGTGGCTTGGACATCCTGCATGGATATTCAAAGGCTACCATGCTTTTGATATGCAACAATGCAGCCCAAGGGATTTTGTCAGCATTCTTCTTCAAATATGCAG ATACAATTTTGAAAAAGTACTCGTCTACGGTTGCCACAATATTTACAGGATTAGCATCCGCTGCACTGTTCGGTCATAGCCTGACTATAAATTTTGTTCTTGGAATCTCCATTGTCTTTATATCCATGCATCAG ttctttTCACCTCTTTCAAAGGTTAAAGATGAACCACAAAGTGGCAGTCTGGAAATGATAGAAAGTTGGAAAAATCAGAG GTCAAAGGATATGTCCTTCATAAATATGGCAGCTGTGGCAAATGAA GCGACTCATGGTGTGGGCAACGAGGAGACAGCAGCACTTCTTCCCATTTAA